Proteins from a genomic interval of Rattus norvegicus strain BN/NHsdMcwi chromosome 2, GRCr8, whole genome shotgun sequence:
- the Fga gene encoding fibrinogen alpha chain isoform 1 precursor (isoform 1 precursor is encoded by transcript variant 1): MLSLRVACLILSLASTVWTADTGTTSEFIEAGGDIRGPRIVERQPSQCKETDWPFCSDEDWNHKCPSGCRMKGLIDEANQDFTNRINKLKNSLFDFQKNNKDSNSLTRNIMEYLRGDFANANNFDNTFGQVSEDLRRRIEILKRKVIEKAQQIQVLQKDVRDQLIDMKRLEVDIDIKIRSCKGSCSRSVSREINLKDYEGQQKQLEQVIAKELLPAKDRQYLPAIKMSPVPDLVPGSFKSQLQEGPPEWKALTEMRQMRMELERPGKDGASRGDLPGDSRGDSATRGPGSKIENPMTPGHGGSGYWRPGSSGSGSDGNWGSGTTGSDDTGTWGAGSSRPSSGSGNLKPSNPDWGEFSEFGGSSSPATRKEYHTGKLVTSKGDKELLIGNEKVTSTGTSTTRRSCSKTITKTVLGNDGHREVVKEVVTSDDGSDCGDGMDLGLTHSFSGRLDELSRMHPELGSFYDSRFGSLTSNFKEFGSKTSDSDIFTDIENPSSHVPEFSSSSKTSTVRKQVTKSYKMADEAASEAHQEGDTRTTKRGRARTMRDCDDVLQTHPSGAQNGIFSIKLPGSSKIFSVYCDQETSLGGWLLIQQRMDGSLNFNRTWQDYKRGFGSLNDKGEGEFWLGNDYLHLLTLRGSVLRVELEDWAGKEAYAEYHFRVGSEAEGYALQVSSYQGTAGDALMEGSVEEGTEYTSHSNMQFSTFDRDADQWEENCAEVYGGGWWYNSCQAANLNGIYYPGGTYDPRNNSPYEIENGVVWVPFRGADYSLRAVRMKIRPLVGQ; encoded by the exons ATGCTTTCCCTGAGGGTCGCCTGCCTCATCCTGAGCTTGGCCAGCACAGTCTGG ACTGCAGACACCGGCACCACAAGTGaattcatagaagcaggaggagatatTCGTGGCCCAAGAATTGTGGAGAGACAGCCTAGTCAATGCAAGGAGACAGATTGGCCCTTCTGCTCTGATGAAGACTGG AACCACAAATGCCCTTCAGGCTGCAGGATGAAAGGGTTGATTGATGAAGCCAATCAGGACTTTACAAACAGAATCAACAAGCTCAAAAACTCACTATTTGATTTTCAAAAGAACAACAAGGATTCTAATTCACTGACCAGGAATATCATGGAGTATTTGAGAGGGGACTTCGCTAACGCCAACA ACTTTGATAACACTTTCGGGCAAGTGTCAGAGGACCTGAGGCGCAGAATTGAGATCCTAAAGCGCAAAGTCATAGAGAAAGCGCAACAGATTCAGGTTCTGCAGAAAGACGTCCGGGATCAGCTGATAGACATGAAGCGCCTGGAG GTGGACATTGATATCAAGATCCGCTCTTGCAAAGGATCCTGCAGCAGGTCTGTAAGCCGTGAGATAAATCTAAAGGACTACGAAGGTCAGCAAAAGCAACTTGAACAGGTCATTGCTAAAGAGTTGCTTCCGGCAAAAGACAGGCAGTACTTGCCAGCAATAAAAATGTCTCCAGTTCCCGACTTGGTTCCCGGAAGTTTTAAGAGCCAGCTTCAGGAGGGGCCCCCAGAGTGGAAGGCATTAACAGAAATGAGGCAGATGAGAATGGAGCTGGAGAGGCCCGGGAAGGATGGGGCTTCGCGAGGAGATTTACCAGGAGATTCGCGAGGAGACTCTGCAACACGTGGACCAGGGTCGAAGATAGAAAACCCCATGACCCCTGGACATGGTGGGTCTGGGTATTGGCGTCCTGGGAGCTCCGGATCTGGAAGTGATGGAAATTGGGGCTCTGGGACAACGGGGTCTGATGACACTGGAACCTGGGGTGCAGGAAGCTCCAGACCTAGCTCAGGCTCTGGGAACCTTAAGCCTAGCAACCCTGACTGGGGTGAGTTTTCAGAGTTTGGAGGGAGTAGCAGCCCAGCGACAAGAAAAGAGTATCACACAGGAAAACTGGTCACTTCTAAAGGAGATAAAGAGCTCCTCATTGGAAACGAGAAAGTTACCTCTACTGGCACAAGCACCACACGTCGTTCATGCTCTAAAACCATTACTAAGACTGTTTTGGGTAATGATGGTCACCGGGAAGTGGTCAAAGAAGTGGTCACTTCGGATGATGGTTCTGACTGCGGTGATGGCATGGACTTAGGCCTGACCCACAGTTTTAGTGGCAGACTTGACGAACTTTCCCGAATGCATCCTGAACTTGGTTCCTTTTATGACAGCCGCTTTGGTTCACTCACAAGTAACTTCAAAGAATTTGGCAGTAAGACCTCTGATTCTGACATCTTCACAGACATCGAGAACCCTAGCTCCCATGTACCTGAGTTTTCTTCCAGTAGTAAAACCTCAACTGTCAGGAAACAAGTAACCAAGAGCTATAAAATGGCAGATGAGGCAGCAAGTGAAGCTCACCAAGAAGGAGACACTCGAACCACCAAGAGGGGCCGAGCTCGCACAATGAGAG actgcGATGATGTCCTTCAAACACATCCTTCAGGTGCCCAAAATGGCATTTTCAGTATCAAGCTACCTGGATCCAGTAAGATATTTTCTGTTTATTGCGATCAAGAGACCAGTTTGGGAGGATGGCTTTTGATCCAGCAAAGAATGGATGGATCACTGAATTTTAACCGGACCTGGCAAGACTACAAGAGAGGTTTCGGCAGCCTGAATGACAAGGGGGAAGGAGAGTTCTGGCTAGGCAATGACTACCTCCACTTACTcactctgagaggctctgtcctCAGGGTTGAATTAGAGGACTGGGCTGGAAAAGAGGCTTATGCGGAGTACCACTTCCGGGTAGGCTCTGAGGCAGAGGGCTATGCACTGCAGGTCTCCTCCTACCAGGGTACCGCTGGAGATGCTCTGATGGAGGGCTCTGTGGAGGAGGGGACAGAATACACTTCACACAGCAACATGCAGTTCAGTACCTTTGACAGAGATGCAGACCAATGGGAAGAGAACTGTGCCGAGGTCTACGGGGGAGGCTGGTGGTACAATAGCTGTCAAGCCGCCAATCTCAATGGCATTTACTACCCTGGGGGCACCTATGACCCCAGGAACAACAGTCCCTATGAGATAGAGAACGGAGTGGTCTGGGTTCCCTTCAGAGGAGCGGATTATTCTCTGAGGGCCGTTCGGATGAAAATCAGACCGCTGGTGGGACAGTAG
- the Fgb gene encoding fibrinogen beta chain precursor, whose amino-acid sequence MRHLWLLLLSVSLVQTQAATTDSDKVDLSIARGHRPVDRRKEEPPSLRPAPPPISGGGYRARPAKVDAGQKKVERKPPDAGGCVHGDGDMGVLCPTGCELRQTLLNHERPIKNSIAELNSNINSVSETSSVTFQYLTLLKDMWKKKQAQVKDNENVINEYSSILEDQKLYIDETVNDNIPLNLRVLRSILEDLRSKIQKLESDISAQTEYCHTPCTVNCNIPVVSGKECEEIIRKGGETSEMYLIQPDTSSKPYRVYCDMKTENGGWTVIQNRQDGSVDFGRKWDPYKKGFGNIATNEDTKKYCGLPGEYWLGNDKISQLTRIGPTELLIEMEDWKGDKVKAHYGGFTVQTEANKYQVSVNKYKGTAGNALMEGASQLVGENRTMTIHNGMFFSTYDRDNDGWVTTDPRKQCSKEDGGGWWYNRCHAANPNGRYYWGGLYSWDMSKHGTDDGVVWMNWKGSWYSMRRMSMKIRPVFPQQ is encoded by the exons GACCTCTCGATTGCCCGTGGTCATCGACCTGTtgacaggagaaaggaagagcCTCCTAGCCTAAGACCTGCCCCTCCTCCTATCAGCGGAGGTGGCTATCGAGCCCGTCCAGCCAAAGTTGATGCAGGTCAGAAGAAAGTGGAACGAAAACCCCCTGATGCAGGAGGCTGTGTTCACGGTGACGGAGACATG GGAGTGCTATGTCCTACAGGGTGTGAGTTGCGTCAAACTTTGCTAAACCACGAAAGGCCAATCAAAAACAGTATTGCTGAGTTAAATAGCAACATAAACTCTGTTTCTGAGACCTCTTCGGTCACCTTTCAGTACCTGACTCTGCTGAAAGACATGTGGAAAAAGAAGCAGGCACAAGTTAAAG ATAATGAAAATGTCATAAATGAGTATTCCTCCATTTTGGAAGACCAGAAATTATATATTGATGAGACTGTGAACGATAATATCCCCCTTAATCTTCGTGTGCTCCGCTCAATCCTGGAGGACCTGAGAAGCAAAATACAAAAATTGGAGTCTGACATCTCAGCTCAGACGGAATACTGCCACACTCCATGCACCGTCAACTGCAACATCCCGGTGGTGTCTGGGAAAG AGTGTGAAGAGATCATTCGGAAGGGAGGTGAGACATCCGAAATGTATCTCATTCAGCCTGACACCTCCAGCAAACCATACAGAGTGTACTGCGACATGAAGACCGAAAACGGAG GATGGACGGTCATACAGAACCGTCAGGATGGCAGCGTCGACTTTGGCAGGAAATGGGACCCATACAAAAAAGGATTTGGAAATATTGCAACCAACGAAGATACGAAGAAGTACTGTGGCTTGCCAG GCGAATATTGGCTTGGCAATGATAAGATTAGCCAGCTCACCAGGATAGGACCCACAGAACTCCTAATCGAAATGGAGGACTGGAAAGGAGACAAGGTGAAGGCACACTATGGAGGCTTCACGGTGCAGACCGAGGCCAACAAGTACCAAGTGTCAGTGAACAAGTACAAAGGGACTGCTGGCAACGCCCTCATGGAAGGGGCCTCTCAGCTGGTGGGGGAGAACAGAACCATGACCATCCACAACGGCATGTTCTTCAGCACCTACGACAGGGACAACGATGGCTG GGTAACTACAGATCCAAGAAAGCAGTGCTCAAAAGAAGATGGCGGCGGCTGGTGGTATAACAGATGCCATGCAGCCAATCCGAATGGCAGATACTACTGGGGTGGCCTTTACAGCTGGGACATGTCCAAGCACGGCACAGATGATGGTGTGGTGTGGATGAACTGGAAGGGATCGTGGTACTCCATGAGAAGGATGTCTATGAAGATCAGGCCCGTCTTCCCACAGCAATAG
- the Fga gene encoding fibrinogen alpha chain isoform 2 precursor (isoform 2 precursor is encoded by transcript variant 2), with protein MLSLRVACLILSLASTVWTADTGTTSEFIEAGGDIRGPRIVERQPSQCKETDWPFCSDEDWNHKCPSGCRMKGLIDEANQDFTNRINKLKNSLFDFQKNNKDSNSLTRNIMEYLRGDFANANNFDNTFGQVSEDLRRRIEILKRKVIEKAQQIQVLQKDVRDQLIDMKRLEVDIDIKIRSCKGSCSRSVSREINLKDYEGQQKQLEQVIAKELLPAKDRQYLPAIKMSPVPDLVPGSFKSQLQEGPPEWKALTEMRQMRMELERPGKDGASRGDLPGDSRGDSATRGPGSKIENPMTPGHGGSGYWRPGSSGSGSDGNWGSGTTGSDDTGTWGAGSSRPSSGSGNLKPSNPDWGEFSEFGGSSSPATRKEYHTGKLVTSKGDKELLIGNEKVTSTGTSTTRRSCSKTITKTVLGNDGHREVVKEVVTSDDGSDCGDGMDLGLTHSFSGRLDELSRMHPELGSFYDSRFGSLTSNFKEFGSKTSDSDIFTDIENPSSHVPEFSSSSKTSTVRKQVTKSYKMADEAASEAHQEGDTRTTKRGRARTMRGIHA; from the exons ATGCTTTCCCTGAGGGTCGCCTGCCTCATCCTGAGCTTGGCCAGCACAGTCTGG ACTGCAGACACCGGCACCACAAGTGaattcatagaagcaggaggagatatTCGTGGCCCAAGAATTGTGGAGAGACAGCCTAGTCAATGCAAGGAGACAGATTGGCCCTTCTGCTCTGATGAAGACTGG AACCACAAATGCCCTTCAGGCTGCAGGATGAAAGGGTTGATTGATGAAGCCAATCAGGACTTTACAAACAGAATCAACAAGCTCAAAAACTCACTATTTGATTTTCAAAAGAACAACAAGGATTCTAATTCACTGACCAGGAATATCATGGAGTATTTGAGAGGGGACTTCGCTAACGCCAACA ACTTTGATAACACTTTCGGGCAAGTGTCAGAGGACCTGAGGCGCAGAATTGAGATCCTAAAGCGCAAAGTCATAGAGAAAGCGCAACAGATTCAGGTTCTGCAGAAAGACGTCCGGGATCAGCTGATAGACATGAAGCGCCTGGAG GTGGACATTGATATCAAGATCCGCTCTTGCAAAGGATCCTGCAGCAGGTCTGTAAGCCGTGAGATAAATCTAAAGGACTACGAAGGTCAGCAAAAGCAACTTGAACAGGTCATTGCTAAAGAGTTGCTTCCGGCAAAAGACAGGCAGTACTTGCCAGCAATAAAAATGTCTCCAGTTCCCGACTTGGTTCCCGGAAGTTTTAAGAGCCAGCTTCAGGAGGGGCCCCCAGAGTGGAAGGCATTAACAGAAATGAGGCAGATGAGAATGGAGCTGGAGAGGCCCGGGAAGGATGGGGCTTCGCGAGGAGATTTACCAGGAGATTCGCGAGGAGACTCTGCAACACGTGGACCAGGGTCGAAGATAGAAAACCCCATGACCCCTGGACATGGTGGGTCTGGGTATTGGCGTCCTGGGAGCTCCGGATCTGGAAGTGATGGAAATTGGGGCTCTGGGACAACGGGGTCTGATGACACTGGAACCTGGGGTGCAGGAAGCTCCAGACCTAGCTCAGGCTCTGGGAACCTTAAGCCTAGCAACCCTGACTGGGGTGAGTTTTCAGAGTTTGGAGGGAGTAGCAGCCCAGCGACAAGAAAAGAGTATCACACAGGAAAACTGGTCACTTCTAAAGGAGATAAAGAGCTCCTCATTGGAAACGAGAAAGTTACCTCTACTGGCACAAGCACCACACGTCGTTCATGCTCTAAAACCATTACTAAGACTGTTTTGGGTAATGATGGTCACCGGGAAGTGGTCAAAGAAGTGGTCACTTCGGATGATGGTTCTGACTGCGGTGATGGCATGGACTTAGGCCTGACCCACAGTTTTAGTGGCAGACTTGACGAACTTTCCCGAATGCATCCTGAACTTGGTTCCTTTTATGACAGCCGCTTTGGTTCACTCACAAGTAACTTCAAAGAATTTGGCAGTAAGACCTCTGATTCTGACATCTTCACAGACATCGAGAACCCTAGCTCCCATGTACCTGAGTTTTCTTCCAGTAGTAAAACCTCAACTGTCAGGAAACAAGTAACCAAGAGCTATAAAATGGCAGATGAGGCAGCAAGTGAAGCTCACCAAGAAGGAGACACTCGAACCACCAAGAGGGGCCGAGCTCGCACAATGAGAGGTATCCACGCTTAA